The sequence TCTGTATTCTTTTACACTTTAGATTtgaaacatttctattttttgtataacatatatttttgtctactttgtttacttttttaactACTATGGTggagcagtcacaaaagcatttcactgccagttgtactgtgtatgactatgtatgtgacaaataaaccttgatttgatttgattgtcAAAGTCGATTTGTTTTATCATGTTCAGTTTATAAAAATTGGATCTAATGATCAAGTTTTTTCTGCTCCACAGAAAATGTCATACAAGCTCCACCTTCTCTATCCGTCTTGACTCCCTATCAGGATGGACCAGATATGTGTCTGGCTGCTGGGTTCTCTCCTAAAGAGGGAACAATGTCTCTGAGTTTGGAAAAAACGGGCCAGCTTTCTAGTCACAGTGTTAGTACAGCTGTACTATCTAAAAGTGGGACTTACTACTATGCTGCCTTTTCCACTGACGGCATTAAGGAGTGTGAATTTATGAAGGAAACAGCTTCCAAAGGTAGTTTTTCTGTCTAATACTGTATAAGCTTATTATGATGACAAGATTTTGGATATGTTTATTTGATCTATatgactgttttttttctttttctagtAAAATTAGTAAAATCAACACCACCTCCCCAAGAGGAATGTCCCCAGATTGATAATACtgctgtcattaccaacaccaATAACACCAGAGTTTCTAGTAAGAAGTCATCAGTATGTTttagtatacagtggtaccttgtaactcaacatcccccttatccagagcgacttacagaagtgcttccatagtaaacattaccttactgtagtttaagtagacaacagttcaagaacacaaatctgctgaagctcgttccaccacttgtttgcaagtacagagaagagccttgatgctcgtcttccttgagttctgggtggaggatcaagtcgggtgagactagtggcttgggGCTTGCGTGATACAGAGTGGGGTTTGATCAGACCCCCAAGGTAGCCTGGGGCTGGTCGATTTTTGGCTTCGTAGGCAAGCATcggtgttttaaactgaatgcgtgcagctacaggaagccagtgaagagaacgcagaagtggggtgatgttgcagtgcataggttggttaaaaaccagacgggcagctgcattttgaataagccgcaagggtttaatagtggacttaggagcacctgccagtagggagttgcagtagtccaaccgtgagattacaagtgactgcacaaggatctgagtggcttccttggagagaaatggtcgaatcttcctgatgtcgTAGAGGAGGAACCtacacgatcttgtcatgttggctacatgagaagagaaggtcagttggttatccaggacgacaccaaggcttctaacattatcagatggtctgatctgggagtcatcaagagagatctccaggaataagtaacagctctgtcttgctgggattgagttttagatgatgagctgacatccattgtgagatatctcgcagacatgctgagatgcgagctgagacttgtgtgtctgaaggtgaaaatgacagaatgagctgagtatcatctgcataggagtggtaagagaagccatgggaggctatgaccttacccagagagtgGGTGTAGATAGGGAATAGGAGTGATCCAAGCGgtccaagtacagagccctaaggaacaccggttgatagagtgcgcactttgatgacgttttgaTTTTGTCACTGGTCATGTCAATGcgctttcagtgtttttatattatatttgtgttcttttcagtttataagtgttaaaaacaaccacattattttacattagcctaaatatatgcagttccaccagaccatggaatgcattaacaggtttcccaaacatcttaATTGGAATaaacaccttgaaactcaatcccttttaaactcgacaccaagagtttcaaagtaccactgtattttcaaAAATCTATGCTTTGCTCGatctgaaattcaaaatttatacCATGATACTTTTTTTTGTAGGTGATCCGAAAGGAAAGTCCATGACCGTGCTCGTAAATGGACTTCGACTTCTGCTGGCCAAAGCTGTTGCGTTAAATGTAATGATGACAATTAAAGCCTTTCTGATCTAAAAGGAGAAGATGGTGTAGTGGGTGGTGTGAAGCACCCGGGTCAATGGGGAGTTCGGTTCGATCCGGTCACTGTCTGTGTGAGTTCTGTCTGTTTGGGTTatgttaaatttttttctttttacctaAAGTACACAAAAGTGATATTTTGCTCATTATTAACtcatattttgcatttttctcactaatttattacaaatgttttCAGTTCAAATCATATAATTGGGATAAAATCATAAGTAAAAGATGACTCTTTGAATCAATTCCTTGATTCGCTGAAATCGACTCCTTTGTACATATGGTCAGAATTCATTGAGCTGGATCCTTTCTAATGCACATGCTCAGATGAGTTGTTTAACATGTTCTCTGTGCATCTAAAGCACACGAAAGGTCAAAAAGAgcttctatttttgcatttttcttactAATCTATTACAATTCTTTTTAGTTTAAAACATAGAATCAGGATAAAATCATAAGTAAAAGTTGAATCTTTGAATCAATTCCTTGAATCGCTGATTTGATTCATAACTGAAATCGCTTCAATATATTTGGACGTGTTTAAAGTGATATTTTAGCTCATTAGTAGctcatatttttgcatttttcttactAATCTATTACAATTCTTTTTTAGTTCAAATTATATAATTGGGATAAAATCATAAGTAAAAGTTAAATCTTTGaatcgattccttgaatcgctGAAATAAACTCCTTTGTACAAATGGTCTGAATTCATTGAGCCGGATCCTTTCTAATACACATGCTCAGATGAGTTGTTTAACATGTTCTCTGTGCATATAAAGCACGCTTCTACTTTTGcatctatttttgcatattgcTTAATAATCTATTACAAttctttttttagtttaaaacatATAATCAGGATAAAAT is a genomic window of Trichomycterus rosablanca isolate fTriRos1 chromosome 4, fTriRos1.hap1, whole genome shotgun sequence containing:
- the LOC134311246 gene encoding uncharacterized protein LOC134311246 gives rise to the protein MCLAAGFSPKEGTMSLSLEKTGQLSSHSVSTAVLSKSGTYYYAAFSTDGIKECEFMKETASKVKLVKSTPPPQEECPQIDNTAVITNTNNTRVSSDPKGKSMTVLVNGLRLLLAKAVALNVMMTIKAFLI